A stretch of the Bacillus mesophilus genome encodes the following:
- a CDS encoding Gfo/Idh/MocA family protein: protein MVRFGVIGTNWITDRFLESVKDLHDFELHAVFSRTTEKAEEFAEKYDINYTFTNYEEMAKSDVIDAVYIASPNSLHKEHAIVFLNNGKHVLCEKPLASNVSETKEMIKAATENNVLLMEAMRTTLHPNFKVIKENLYKLGTIRRYFASYCKYSSRYDAYKAGTILNAFNPNLSNGSLMDLGVYCIYPMVVLFGAPLSVKGTGVLLESGVDGGGSLIAQYEGMDAVIMHSKMNNSFLPSEIQGEEGSMIIHDNISSPDLVEIKYKDGSEETISMDRDQPEMYYEAEEFIKLIQEGKTMSSINSFENSLHTAEIMEDVRKQLGLIYTADLTK, encoded by the coding sequence TTGGTAAGGTTTGGTGTAATAGGAACCAATTGGATTACAGATCGTTTTTTAGAGTCTGTAAAGGATTTACATGATTTTGAATTGCATGCAGTATTTTCACGGACGACAGAAAAAGCAGAGGAATTTGCTGAGAAATACGATATTAACTATACATTTACTAACTATGAAGAAATGGCAAAAAGTGATGTTATTGATGCTGTCTATATAGCAAGTCCAAATTCTTTGCACAAGGAACATGCTATTGTGTTTTTGAATAATGGTAAACATGTGTTATGTGAGAAGCCATTAGCTTCAAATGTGTCCGAAACGAAAGAGATGATAAAGGCTGCAACGGAAAATAATGTTCTTCTGATGGAGGCAATGAGAACAACATTACATCCTAATTTTAAGGTTATTAAGGAAAACCTCTATAAATTAGGAACAATTCGTCGTTATTTTGCCAGCTATTGCAAATACTCTTCACGTTATGATGCATATAAAGCGGGAACTATTCTTAATGCGTTTAATCCCAATCTATCAAATGGGTCATTAATGGACCTTGGTGTGTATTGTATTTACCCAATGGTGGTTTTATTCGGTGCTCCGCTAAGCGTAAAAGGTACTGGAGTTCTTCTTGAATCAGGAGTAGACGGAGGTGGGAGCCTCATTGCCCAATATGAAGGCATGGATGCGGTGATTATGCACTCTAAAATGAATAATTCATTCTTACCTTCTGAAATTCAAGGTGAGGAAGGGAGTATGATTATTCATGATAATATCTCGTCTCCTGACCTAGTGGAAATTAAATATAAGGACGGAAGTGAAGAGACCATTAGCATGGATAGGGATCAACCAGAAATGTACTATGAAGCCGAAGAGTTTATAAAGTTAATACAAGAAGGAAAGACAATGTCTTCTATTAATTCGTTTGAAAACTCCCTTCACACTGCAGAAATCATGGAAGATGTAAGAAAACAACTAGGACTTATCTACACAGCAGACCTAACAAAATAA